In a genomic window of Paraburkholderia phenazinium:
- a CDS encoding non-ribosomal peptide synthetase, whose protein sequence is MSQTASEASKDLLSISKAYVALPPEKRAAFRARLKQRGIDPSRLPIVPFPGGERRFALSHAQERLWFLWRLDPASAAYNVTGAVRLRGRLDARVLRTALDRVVDAHESLRQRFEEVDGVPFQIAGERRYGWDEFELEGGRDPEAALDALLAGRSALPFDLEHGPLLRVALVRRAADDHVLHIAVHHIVADGVSIDVFVAEFTAAYRACVEEAEAGAIDGALTTGATGTPPVQYGDYAQWQREWFDEDALERQLDYWRERLGTEHPVLELPHARSRTGMRSGAGARVTCVLPPALRATLGQIGEAGDATLFMVLLSAYDVLLARYSGQRDIRVGVPVAGRDRTEVALAIGFFVNTLVVRTEFAGLATFADLLAQVRERVLEAHASAELPFTKVVDALQPQRSFGHTPLFQAMFNYLGADRDMPPLPGLDVSHHEIDTQTARFDLVLAARDRTHGLEVSLTYAEDLFDGSVIAQMLDHYVGLLEQIARDAAVPLGCFELVREIPAMPAQKTFEPVPARFAASVARQPHELAVHCEGERTTYAALDAWANRIARQLAVAGVRADERVGICMTRSIGMVASLLGTLKSPGAFVPLDPAYPAERLALMMDDANVRVLLTDRATREQCGALFAGRTVIDVHALDGGAGKDTSASATPAHSPHPEQLAYVIYTSGSTGRPKGVAITHGAFAAHLDDFIAAHRIDASDTVLQSSTINFDVALHELLPALLRGGKVEMRGPEAWDIETTSRHLIDARVTFSRLPTAYWQQWLRNPPPADALAALRQITVGGEGLPGDALAQWRGGPLGHIGLANLYGPTETTVACMYRATTADDASQPIVSIGVPYASRTARVLDSDGNEAPVGALGELGIGGHTLARGYLDRPSLTAERFVPDPSHPGARLYRTGDLCRRRPDGAIDFLGRLDQQVKLRGLRIEPGEIEAALRRRPGVADAVVVLAKDLGAPRLVAYVVAKDGMTVQSASLQQALAQQLPAHMVPSAIALLDALPLMRNGKVDRAALPAIDGSDNELHIAPRNDAERVLLALWEAVLGREGLGVEDDFFAVGGDSILSLQLIARARSQGWLLTPRQVFEHPTVARLATVMRPLEEGGAALAEVRDALPLTPIQAWFFTRYPNGEPHWNQSVLLEVRGELEVDALERALNALVARHDALRLRFERHPDGWTQRVLVDAPPGLLSVVDLRNAVSATVAPDTPGDWQAALAEQGQLAQQSLDPQAGRLVKAIYFKVPSTMNGTAHGAASGRLLLVIHHLAVDGVSWRILLADLQEAYTATLARKAPALGASTPWSVWVGAQRKAVNENRLTGALHAWQHVLTGSTPGLAAPSGTAASSHRIDWRLDAAATAALRRAAPRAYRLGVDELLLTALTRTLANALGSHGALLALEGHGRDLNESHGSDLSRTVGWFTSRYPVWLPAQPDDAQALIATKERLRSLPDDGLSWGWLHAYGTAAQRETLAQFGAPRISFNYLGQFDQSLAADGPFGFASEAAGNPQPDDEKLVYTLDINGMIVGDRLSLGWRYDPAVLAQADVEAWLAAFDREVARLVAHCAAATPRASAADFPLARLSQDELDALDLPLDTIEDIYPATPLQTGLIFHSLLEPGAYLNRKRLTLRGTLDLDAMRAAWRTVVARHAVLRTRFVRGHGGAMLQAVYAEVPEPFAAHDWSSRTDYESAFAKWFELDAPQLIDLDAACLMHVALFKRPDGAHDLAWINHHALADGWSNAQLLGELSRAYRAASRGETPLLDPVVPYRSYLEWLREQPDVGEWWRARLARVDRPALLLDSVPSLPDKASRGVRTGSAFLHRAQTLDAALGAALVQAAQTYGVTLNTLIQGAWALVLARYGNRRQVAFGVTVAGRPADLPGSAAIQGLFINSLPLWVDMPAHQPVAEWLRGLQTYNVELRQAGHAPLSSIQQWAGAGFGTLFDSLLVFENFPVDPALNDGSLGLSVASSESFERTHYPLTLGVVPGERIALEWSWDAQRLPEATLDVLQRAYVDLLTQLTHGETQTATLSRLRVAGRDAASGATSGSAAHAYRSVVERFEAAVRERPGALAVHCDGATLSYRELDQWANRIARRLATEGVCREARVGVCVERSPALIAALLGVLKAGAAYVPLDPAYPRDRLRDMIDDAGLATLLTDASTHAAHAELIASVLCAEIRVDQIATTEPGYDLGYPLHPAQLAYVIYTSGSTGKPKGVGIDHGALSLHLDDFIAENTLSAADRALQFATVNFDGAVEHIFATLAVGASLELRGPVLWSGAEFSRVLRERNVTVADLPTGYWKQWAQQLSEDTAGFALRRVTVGGEALPGSAVAQWLTGPLKDIPLVNTYGPTEATVTTSGQTVTADHAASVAVSIGLPWASRIYRILDADGEPVPGGALGELCIGGATLARGYLGRPAQTAERFVPDPFGPSGSRLYRTGDLCRWLADGSVAYLGRLDDQVKVRGYRIELGEIERALCVQPGVAEAVAIVRGDQEAKRLLAYVVAASGKAALSGVVLREALTRTLPAYMVPSAIVPLDVLPTLPNGKLDRKALPDVDGDNTDYVAPQTEMETLLAGIWQSVLGIERVGARDDFFALGGHSLLALQVAARLQRALGREIALRTLFDHPVLSALAVALDEVVAESLNKRSLKPVRRLRRREVQPTHGQERLWFLWRLAPDNPAYHLSLAVKVDGALDASALRLALASVVRRHEMLHSRFEERDGAPWLIVDEHLDCEWSEAAFPDISDTAHPSLAAWLRDGAARPFDLARGPVLRAQLARLGDGSHVFGLVVHHIAADGWSMNLLIDELLTAYAAHRSGQVPAFAPLPVQYADFAVWQRETLDAAALDRQLDYWRTCLGDEQPLLELPADRPRPALRSAQGGQVEGVLDQPLADALQGFARRRDATVFMTLLAAFHALLHRYGGQRDIRVGIPLSGREPLEIEPLIGFFVNTAVIRADLTGALPFDALLAQVKQRVLEAQANQDVPFAQIVDALQPTRAANHTPLFQAMFNLDVPAGPLDRHAGTALRLQPLGGQRTAAQFDLTLSVSIADRVKLSFSYAVDLFERATVERLLRDYVGVLTQLVQEDIAPKTPRLRDFVLEARPVAQRGASEPFASSARFVSVHARIAEQARRSPDVIALRCDGATLSYRQLDERAAQLAQRLLRRGVSAEGRVGVCVTRSLQMVVAVLAVMKAGAAYVPLDPGYPAAHLGGMIDDAMLACTLVDAAGRERLEEIAGEHVFVDVDVEVSSAGQDSKQSAEDFPLTPVRADQLAYVIYTSGSTGKPKGVAVAHGALSRFLDSMQSRLTLGADDVWLAVTTLSFDIAALELYLPLLAGATIELATREAVADGRRLAALLDTSKASVMQATPMGWRVLLDGGWQGQRNGSTPLRALSGGEALPADLADALQTRGVQLWNMYGPTETTIWSSAARLDVGTPITLGAPLEHTTLMVLDADGNPVPDNGIGELCIGGDNLARGYTRRAGLTAERFVPDPHGAPGARLYRTGDLCRVRSHGPLEYLGRADQQVKLRGFRIELGETEAALRALDGVADAVCQIQGEGTARRLVAFITGEADPAALRALLASRLPAQQIPAQVARLEALPLTSNGKLNRKALPLLTSGATEAYRPPVTATQILLCRVWTEVLGAAQVGIDDDFFALGGHSLLAVRVAARVGEALGRKIELALLFAHPVLADLAAQLDSVAATQGEGPDALDALQDLMDSL, encoded by the coding sequence ATGAGTCAAACTGCAAGCGAAGCGTCGAAGGACCTGCTGTCGATTTCGAAGGCGTACGTTGCGTTGCCGCCGGAGAAGCGCGCGGCGTTCCGCGCGCGCCTGAAACAGCGCGGCATCGACCCCTCGCGCTTGCCGATTGTGCCGTTTCCGGGCGGCGAGCGTCGTTTTGCGCTCTCGCACGCGCAGGAGCGTTTGTGGTTTCTGTGGCGTCTCGATCCCGCGAGTGCCGCGTACAACGTCACCGGTGCGGTGCGTCTGCGCGGCCGGCTCGACGCGCGCGTGTTGCGCACGGCGCTCGACCGGGTGGTCGATGCGCACGAGAGTCTGCGGCAGCGTTTCGAAGAAGTCGACGGCGTGCCGTTCCAGATCGCAGGCGAGCGCCGGTACGGTTGGGATGAATTCGAGCTCGAGGGCGGCCGCGATCCGGAAGCGGCGCTCGACGCGCTGCTGGCTGGCCGCTCCGCGTTACCGTTCGATCTCGAGCACGGTCCGCTGTTGCGCGTGGCCTTGGTCCGTCGCGCGGCGGACGATCATGTGCTGCATATCGCCGTGCATCACATCGTTGCAGACGGTGTGTCGATTGATGTTTTTGTGGCTGAATTTACGGCTGCTTATCGGGCGTGTGTGGAAGAGGCGGAAGCGGGCGCGATTGATGGGGCACTGACCACAGGGGCTACCGGCACACCACCCGTGCAATACGGCGACTACGCGCAATGGCAGCGCGAATGGTTCGACGAGGATGCGCTCGAACGCCAGCTCGATTACTGGCGCGAACGCCTCGGTACCGAGCATCCGGTGCTGGAATTGCCGCATGCGCGCTCGCGCACCGGCATGCGCAGCGGTGCCGGCGCGCGCGTGACGTGCGTGCTGCCGCCGGCGCTGCGTGCGACGTTGGGCCAGATCGGCGAGGCGGGCGATGCGACGCTCTTCATGGTGCTGCTCTCGGCGTACGACGTATTGCTGGCCCGTTACAGCGGCCAGCGCGACATTCGCGTCGGCGTGCCGGTTGCCGGCCGCGACCGCACGGAGGTGGCGCTGGCGATCGGCTTCTTCGTCAACACGCTGGTGGTGCGCACCGAATTCGCGGGCCTCGCGACGTTCGCCGACCTGCTGGCTCAGGTGCGCGAGCGCGTGCTCGAAGCGCATGCCAGTGCCGAGCTGCCGTTCACCAAGGTGGTCGACGCGCTTCAGCCGCAGCGCAGCTTCGGCCACACGCCGCTGTTCCAGGCCATGTTCAACTACCTCGGCGCGGATCGCGACATGCCGCCGTTGCCGGGGCTCGACGTGTCCCATCATGAGATCGATACGCAGACCGCGCGTTTCGATCTGGTGCTGGCCGCGCGCGACCGCACGCACGGTCTTGAAGTCTCGCTGACCTACGCAGAGGATCTGTTCGACGGTTCGGTCATCGCACAGATGCTCGATCATTACGTTGGCTTGCTTGAGCAGATTGCGCGCGACGCGGCCGTGCCGCTAGGCTGCTTCGAACTGGTGCGCGAGATCCCTGCCATGCCCGCGCAAAAGACCTTCGAGCCGGTGCCTGCGCGCTTCGCGGCAAGCGTGGCGCGGCAGCCGCACGAGCTTGCTGTGCATTGCGAAGGGGAGCGCACGACGTATGCCGCACTCGACGCATGGGCCAACCGGATCGCGCGGCAACTCGCCGTTGCGGGCGTGCGCGCGGATGAGCGGGTCGGTATCTGCATGACGCGCTCGATCGGTATGGTGGCGTCGCTGCTCGGCACGCTCAAATCGCCGGGCGCGTTCGTGCCGCTCGATCCCGCTTATCCGGCCGAGCGCCTCGCGCTGATGATGGACGACGCGAACGTGCGCGTGCTGCTGACCGATCGCGCGACACGTGAGCAATGTGGTGCATTGTTCGCCGGTCGTACGGTGATCGATGTCCATGCGCTGGATGGCGGGGCGGGCAAGGACACGAGCGCGAGCGCTACGCCGGCGCACTCGCCCCATCCCGAGCAACTGGCCTATGTGATCTACACCTCGGGATCGACAGGCCGGCCGAAGGGCGTCGCCATCACCCACGGCGCATTCGCTGCCCACCTCGACGACTTCATCGCGGCGCATCGCATCGATGCGAGCGACACGGTGCTGCAATCGTCGACGATCAACTTCGACGTCGCACTGCACGAACTGCTGCCCGCGTTGCTGCGCGGCGGCAAGGTCGAAATGCGCGGCCCCGAGGCGTGGGACATCGAGACGACGAGCCGGCATCTGATCGATGCACGCGTGACGTTCTCGCGCCTGCCCACGGCATACTGGCAACAATGGCTACGCAACCCGCCGCCGGCAGACGCGCTTGCTGCACTGCGGCAGATCACGGTCGGCGGCGAGGGCTTGCCGGGCGATGCGCTTGCGCAATGGCGCGGCGGCCCACTCGGTCATATCGGCCTCGCGAATCTGTACGGTCCAACCGAAACGACGGTGGCGTGCATGTATCGCGCCACCACCGCCGACGACGCGTCGCAGCCGATCGTTTCGATTGGTGTGCCGTACGCTTCGCGTACGGCTCGCGTACTGGATAGCGACGGCAACGAGGCGCCGGTCGGCGCACTCGGCGAACTCGGTATTGGCGGCCATACGCTGGCGCGTGGCTATCTTGACCGGCCGTCGCTGACGGCCGAGCGTTTCGTTCCCGATCCGTCGCATCCTGGCGCACGCCTGTATCGCACTGGCGACCTGTGCCGTCGCCGTCCCGACGGCGCCATCGATTTCCTCGGACGCCTCGACCAGCAGGTCAAGCTGCGTGGCCTGCGCATCGAACCGGGCGAAATCGAAGCGGCGTTGCGCCGCCGGCCAGGTGTCGCGGATGCCGTGGTAGTGCTTGCGAAGGATCTCGGCGCGCCGCGCCTGGTCGCCTACGTGGTCGCGAAAGACGGTATGACCGTGCAGAGCGCTTCGCTGCAGCAGGCGCTTGCGCAGCAGTTGCCGGCGCACATGGTGCCTTCGGCGATTGCGTTACTCGATGCGCTGCCGCTCATGCGCAACGGCAAGGTCGATCGTGCGGCACTCCCTGCAATCGATGGATCGGATAACGAACTACACATCGCACCGCGCAACGACGCCGAGCGCGTGTTGCTGGCCCTCTGGGAAGCGGTGCTCGGGCGTGAAGGTCTGGGCGTCGAGGACGACTTCTTTGCCGTAGGCGGCGATTCGATTCTGAGCTTGCAACTGATTGCCCGTGCTCGCTCGCAAGGCTGGTTGCTGACGCCGCGCCAGGTATTCGAGCATCCCACGGTGGCGCGCCTGGCTACGGTAATGCGTCCGCTGGAGGAAGGCGGCGCGGCGCTCGCAGAAGTGCGTGACGCACTGCCGTTGACGCCAATTCAGGCGTGGTTCTTTACGCGTTATCCGAATGGGGAGCCGCATTGGAACCAGTCGGTGTTGCTCGAAGTACGCGGCGAACTGGAGGTGGATGCGCTGGAGCGCGCGCTGAACGCGCTCGTCGCACGTCATGATGCCTTGCGTCTGCGTTTCGAGCGTCATCCGGATGGCTGGACGCAGCGCGTGCTGGTCGATGCGCCGCCGGGGCTGCTGAGTGTGGTCGATCTGCGGAATGCGGTAAGCGCGACGGTGGCGCCGGACACACCGGGTGATTGGCAAGCGGCGTTGGCGGAGCAAGGCCAGCTCGCACAACAAAGTCTCGATCCGCAGGCGGGTCGCCTCGTGAAGGCGATTTACTTCAAAGTACCTTCGACAATGAACGGTACAGCACACGGCGCCGCGTCGGGGCGTCTGTTGCTGGTGATCCATCACCTCGCCGTCGACGGCGTGTCGTGGCGCATCCTGCTAGCCGATCTTCAGGAAGCCTATACAGCGACGCTCGCACGCAAAGCGCCGGCACTCGGCGCTAGCACACCGTGGAGCGTCTGGGTCGGCGCGCAGCGTAAGGCCGTGAACGAGAATCGGCTGACCGGTGCGTTGCATGCATGGCAGCATGTGCTGACCGGTTCGACGCCGGGACTAGCGGCGCCAAGCGGTACCGCCGCATCGAGCCACCGGATCGACTGGCGCCTCGACGCCGCAGCGACCGCCGCGCTACGCCGGGCCGCGCCGCGCGCATACCGTCTTGGTGTCGACGAACTGCTTCTGACCGCACTCACGCGTACGCTCGCCAACGCACTCGGCAGCCACGGTGCGTTGCTCGCGCTGGAAGGGCATGGCCGCGACCTGAACGAAAGCCACGGTTCGGACCTGAGCCGCACCGTCGGCTGGTTCACGTCTCGCTACCCGGTCTGGTTGCCCGCGCAACCAGATGACGCGCAAGCGCTGATCGCGACCAAAGAGCGTCTGCGCTCGCTCCCGGATGACGGCCTGTCGTGGGGCTGGTTGCACGCCTACGGTACAGCGGCGCAGCGTGAAACGCTCGCGCAGTTCGGTGCGCCGCGCATCAGCTTCAACTATCTGGGCCAGTTCGATCAAAGCCTCGCCGCCGACGGCCCGTTCGGCTTTGCGAGCGAAGCGGCGGGCAATCCGCAACCGGACGACGAAAAGCTCGTCTACACGCTGGACATCAACGGCATGATCGTGGGCGACCGCCTGTCGCTCGGCTGGCGCTACGACCCGGCGGTGCTCGCGCAAGCGGACGTCGAAGCATGGCTGGCTGCTTTCGACCGCGAAGTCGCACGACTGGTCGCTCATTGTGCCGCGGCGACGCCGCGTGCAAGCGCGGCGGATTTCCCGCTCGCGCGGCTGAGTCAGGATGAACTCGATGCGCTCGACCTGCCGCTCGATACCATCGAAGACATCTACCCCGCGACGCCGCTGCAAACCGGGCTGATCTTCCACAGCCTGCTGGAACCGGGTGCTTACCTGAACCGCAAGCGCCTAACGCTGCGCGGCACGCTCGATCTCGACGCGATGCGCGCTGCGTGGCGCACCGTCGTTGCACGGCACGCGGTGCTGCGCACGCGTTTCGTGCGCGGTCACGGCGGCGCGATGCTGCAGGCCGTGTACGCGGAGGTGCCGGAGCCGTTTGCCGCGCACGACTGGAGCAGCCGTACTGACTACGAGTCAGCGTTTGCTAAATGGTTCGAGCTCGACGCACCGCAATTGATCGATCTGGACGCGGCGTGCCTGATGCATGTGGCGCTTTTCAAGCGGCCCGATGGTGCGCACGATCTGGCGTGGATCAATCATCACGCGCTGGCTGACGGCTGGAGCAATGCGCAACTGCTGGGCGAGCTGAGCCGCGCTTATCGGGCAGCGAGCCGCGGCGAGACGCCGCTGCTCGATCCGGTTGTGCCGTACCGGTCGTACCTCGAATGGTTGCGCGAGCAACCGGATGTGGGCGAATGGTGGCGCGCTCGACTCGCCCGCGTCGACCGTCCTGCGCTGCTGCTCGACAGTGTGCCGTCGTTGCCCGACAAGGCTTCGCGCGGCGTGCGGACGGGCAGCGCATTCCTCCATCGTGCGCAGACTCTCGACGCTGCGCTCGGCGCGGCGCTCGTGCAAGCCGCTCAAACGTATGGCGTGACGCTCAATACGCTGATCCAGGGTGCCTGGGCGCTGGTGCTGGCGCGCTATGGCAATCGCCGCCAGGTTGCGTTCGGCGTGACCGTCGCGGGGCGTCCGGCGGACCTGCCGGGTTCGGCCGCGATTCAAGGGCTGTTCATCAACAGCTTGCCGCTATGGGTCGACATGCCCGCGCATCAACCGGTCGCGGAATGGTTGCGCGGGCTGCAGACGTACAACGTGGAACTGCGCCAGGCGGGGCACGCCCCTCTGTCGTCCATCCAGCAGTGGGCCGGCGCGGGCTTCGGCACCTTGTTCGATTCGCTGCTGGTGTTCGAGAACTTCCCGGTCGATCCTGCGTTGAACGACGGGTCGCTCGGCTTGAGCGTGGCGTCCTCGGAGTCTTTCGAGCGCACGCATTATCCGTTGACGCTAGGTGTGGTTCCGGGTGAGCGCATTGCGCTGGAGTGGAGTTGGGATGCGCAGCGTTTGCCGGAGGCGACGCTCGATGTATTGCAGCGCGCCTATGTGGACTTGCTCACGCAGTTGACGCACGGCGAAACGCAGACCGCTACGCTCTCGCGCTTGCGCGTTGCCGGGCGGGATGCGGCGAGTGGTGCGACAAGTGGGAGTGCGGCTCACGCCTATCGCTCCGTCGTCGAGCGTTTCGAGGCCGCGGTACGTGAGCGCCCGGGCGCTTTGGCGGTCCATTGTGACGGCGCGACGCTGAGTTATCGCGAACTAGACCAGTGGGCCAACCGGATCGCGCGCCGGCTCGCCACAGAAGGCGTGTGTCGCGAAGCACGCGTGGGTGTTTGCGTCGAGCGTTCGCCGGCGTTGATCGCGGCGTTGCTTGGCGTGCTGAAAGCGGGCGCCGCATACGTCCCGCTAGATCCGGCGTATCCGCGCGATCGTCTGCGCGACATGATCGACGATGCCGGGCTTGCGACGCTGCTGACCGACGCGAGCACTCATGCTGCGCATGCCGAACTGATTGCCTCGGTGCTGTGTGCAGAGATTCGGGTGGACCAGATCGCCACTACAGAGCCGGGCTACGATCTCGGGTATCCGCTGCACCCCGCGCAACTCGCCTACGTGATCTATACGTCGGGCTCTACGGGCAAGCCGAAGGGTGTGGGTATCGACCATGGCGCGCTGAGCCTGCATCTGGACGACTTTATCGCCGAAAACACCTTGAGCGCAGCGGACCGCGCGCTGCAATTCGCGACCGTCAATTTCGATGGGGCAGTGGAGCATATTTTTGCCACGCTGGCTGTGGGAGCCTCGCTCGAATTGCGCGGGCCCGTCTTGTGGAGCGGCGCAGAATTCAGCCGTGTACTGCGGGAACGCAATGTCACGGTTGCAGACTTGCCGACGGGGTACTGGAAGCAATGGGCGCAGCAACTCTCTGAGGACACCGCAGGATTCGCCTTGCGCCGCGTCACGGTGGGCGGCGAAGCGTTGCCCGGTAGTGCGGTTGCGCAATGGTTGACGGGACCGCTCAAGGACATCCCGTTGGTGAATACGTATGGCCCCACCGAGGCAACCGTGACCACGTCGGGGCAGACCGTTACCGCGGATCACGCTGCAAGTGTGGCCGTGTCGATCGGGTTGCCGTGGGCGTCGCGGATCTATCGCATTCTCGATGCCGACGGCGAACCGGTGCCCGGAGGCGCACTGGGCGAACTATGCATCGGTGGCGCGACGCTGGCGCGCGGCTATCTCGGCCGGCCCGCGCAGACAGCGGAGCGTTTCGTGCCCGATCCTTTTGGGCCGTCGGGCTCGCGTCTCTATCGCACTGGCGATCTGTGCCGCTGGCTTGCGGACGGCAGCGTAGCGTATCTGGGCCGTCTGGACGATCAGGTGAAAGTGCGCGGCTATCGCATCGAACTGGGTGAGATCGAACGCGCACTGTGCGTGCAGCCTGGTGTGGCCGAAGCCGTGGCGATCGTGCGAGGCGATCAGGAAGCGAAGCGTCTGCTGGCTTATGTTGTTGCCGCAAGCGGGAAGGCCGCGCTTTCTGGCGTCGTGCTGCGCGAGGCGCTGACCCGCACGCTGCCGGCGTACATGGTGCCATCGGCGATCGTACCGCTCGACGTGCTGCCGACGCTGCCTAACGGCAAACTTGATCGCAAGGCACTGCCGGATGTCGACGGGGATAATACGGATTACGTAGCACCTCAGACGGAGATGGAAACGCTGCTCGCGGGTATCTGGCAGTCGGTGCTCGGCATCGAACGGGTCGGCGCGCGTGACGACTTCTTTGCGCTCGGCGGCCACTCGCTGCTCGCGCTGCAAGTGGCCGCGCGGCTGCAACGTGCGCTTGGCCGCGAGATCGCGCTGCGTACGCTGTTCGATCATCCGGTGTTGAGCGCGCTTGCGGTTGCGCTCGATGAGGTGGTCGCAGAGAGTCTTAACAAACGTAGCCTAAAACCGGTCCGCCGCCTGCGTCGACGCGAGGTTCAGCCCACACATGGTCAGGAGCGCCTGTGGTTCCTCTGGCGTCTCGCGCCTGACAACCCGGCCTACCATCTGTCGCTGGCCGTGAAGGTCGATGGCGCACTTGACGCTTCCGCATTGCGCTTGGCGCTTGCCAGCGTCGTGCGGCGTCACGAGATGCTGCATAGCCGCTTCGAGGAGCGTGACGGTGCGCCTTGGCTGATCGTGGACGAGCATCTCGATTGTGAATGGTCCGAGGCGGCATTCCCGGATATCAGCGATACCGCGCACCCGTCGCTCGCGGCCTGGCTGCGCGACGGCGCGGCGAGACCGTTCGACCTCGCACGCGGCCCGGTGCTGCGCGCGCAACTCGCGCGCCTTGGCGACGGCTCGCATGTGTTTGGGCTGGTGGTGCATCACATCGCCGCCGACGGTTGGTCGATGAACCTGCTGATCGATGAACTGCTGACCGCCTACGCGGCGCATCGCAGCGGCCAGGTGCCTGCATTCGCGCCGTTGCCCGTGCAGTACGCGGATTTCGCCGTCTGGCAGCGCGAGACGCTTGATGCCGCGGCGCTCGACCGGCAGCTCGACTACTGGCGCACATGCCTCGGCGACGAACAGCCGCTGCTGGAATTGCCGGCGGATCGCCCGCGGCCGGCGCTACGCAGTGCACAAGGCGGGCAGGTCGAAGGCGTGCTGGATCAGCCGCTTGCCGATGCGCTGCAAGGTTTCGCACGCCGTCGCGATGCGACCGTGTTTATGACGCTGCTCGCAGCATTCCACGCGCTGCTGCATCGCTATGGCGGCCAGCGCGATATCCGCGTGGGGATTCCGTTGTCGGGCCGCGAGCCGCTGGAGATCGAGCCGTTGATCGGCTTCTTCGTCAATACGGCGGTGATTCGTGCCGACCTCACGGGCGCATTGCCGTTCGATGCGTTGCTGGCGCAAGTCAAGCAACGGGTACTCGAGGCTCAGGCGAATCAGGACGTGCCGTTCGCGCAGATCGTCGACGCTCTGCAGCCAACGCGTGCGGCCAATCACACGCCGTTGTTCCAGGCGATGTTCAATCTGGATGTCCCCGCAGGACCGCTCGATCGGCATGCCGGTACCGCATTGCGATTGCAACCGTTGGGCGGTCAGCGTACGGCTGCGCAGTTCGATTTGACTCTGAGCGTGTCGATTGCGGATCGGGTGAAGCTGTCGTTCAGCTATGCGGTCGACCTGTTCGAACGCGCGACGGTCGAGCGTCTGTTGCGCGACTACGTGGGCGTGTTGACGCAACTCGTTCAGGAGGACATAGCGCCGAAGACACCGCGCTTGCGCGACTTTGTACTGGAAGCGCGGCCTGTCGCGCAGCGCGGCGCGAGTGAGCCGTTTGCGTCGTCCGCGCGGTTTGTGTCCGTGCACGCACGCATCGCGGAGCAAGCGCGCCGCTCGCCCGATGTGATCGCCTTGCGTTGTGATGGCGCGACGCTTAGCTATCGGCAACTGGATGAGCGCGCCGCTCAGCTCGCGCAGCGCCTGCTTCGTCGTGGCGTGAGTGCGGAAGGGCGTGTCGGCGTCTGCGTGACGCGTTCGCTGCAAATGGTGGTGGCGGTACTCGCGGTGATGAAGGCGGGCGCGGCATACGTACCGCTCGATCCGGGTTATCCGGCCGCGCATCTGGGCGGCATGATCGACGATGCGATGCTCGCCTGCACGCTGGTCGATGCGGCGGGACGCGAGCGGTTGGAAGAAATCGCAGGGGAGCATGTGTTCGTCGATGTCGATGTTGAAGTCTCGAGTGCGGGACAGGACAGCAAACAGAGCGCGGAAGACTTCCCGCTCACACCGGTTCGCGCGGATCAACTCGCCTACGTGATCTACACCTCGGGTTCGACAGGCAAGCCAAAGGGCGTCGCGGTTGCTCACGGTGCGCTAAGCCGTTTTCTCGACAGCATGCAGTCTCGTCTCACACTGGGTGCCGATGACGTCTGGCTCGCCGTGACCACGCTGTCCTTCGATATCGCCGCGCTCGAGCTCTATCTGCCGTTGCTTGCGGGCGCAACGATCGAGCTGGCGACGCGCGAAGCCGTCGCGGACGGTCGACGCCTCGCGGCGCTCCTCGACACGTCGAAGGCGAGCGTCATGCAGGCGACGCCGATGGGCTGGCGCGTTCTGCTCGACGGTGGCTGGCAAGGCCAACGAAACGGCAGTACGCCGTTGCGCGCATTGTCCGGTGGCGAAGCACTGCCCGCGGATCTCGCCGACGCACTGCAGACGCGCGGCGTGCAGCTATGGAACATGTACGGCCCGACCGAAACGACGATCTGGTCGAGCGCGGCGCGGCTTGATGTAGGCACGCCGATTACGCTTGGCGCCCCGCTCGAACACACGACGCTGATGGTACTCGACGCGGACGGCAATCCGGTGCCGGACAACGGAATCGGCGAGCTGTGCATCGGCGGGGACAATCTCGCACGCGGTTATACGCGGCGCGCCGGACTGACCGCCGAGCGTTTCGTGCCGGACCCGCACGGCGCGCCTGGGGCACGCCTGTACCGCACCGGCGACTTGTGCCGTGTGCGCAGCCACGGCCCGCTCGAGTATCTCGGCCGTGCCGATCAACAGGTCAAGCTGCGTGGCTTCCGGATCGAGCTGGGCGAAACCGAAGCGGCGCTGCGCGCGCTCGACGGTGTCGCCGACGCGGTATGCCAGATTCAGGGCGAGGGCACGGCGCGCCGGCTTGTCGCATTCATCACCGGTGAAGCCGATCCGGCCGCACTGCGTGCCTTGCTCGCGAGCCGCCTGCCGGCTCAGCAGATCCCCGCGCAGGTCGCACGTCTTGAAGCGTTGCCGCTGACGTCGAACGGCAAGCTGAATCGCAAGGCATTGCCGTTGCTTACGTCAGGCGCAACGGAAGCGTATCGGCCACCCGTCACCGCCACGCAGATCCTCCTGTGCCGTGTCTGGACGGAGGTGCTGGGCGCTGCGCAGGTCGGGATAGACGACGATTTCTTCGCGCTCGGCGGTCACTCGTTGCTGGCGGTACGGGTGGCGGCGCGCGTCGGCGAAGCGCTTGGCCGCAAGATCGAACTGGCGTTGCTGTTCGCGCATCCGGTTCTCGCCGATCTTGCCGCGCAACTCGATAGCGTAGCTGCCACGCAAGGCGAAGGGCCGGATGCGCTCGATGCGCTGCAGGATCTGATGGATTCCTTATGA